Proteins co-encoded in one Pseudoliparis swirei isolate HS2019 ecotype Mariana Trench chromosome 7, NWPU_hadal_v1, whole genome shotgun sequence genomic window:
- the zbtb34 gene encoding zinc finger and BTB domain-containing protein 34 isoform X1, protein MLICKTAAKLEKHIQEMDDGSYIEFDVPEFSNTVLTQLNELRLQGKLCDIIVHIQGQPFRAHKAVLAASSPYFRDHSALNTMSGLSISVIKNPEVFEQLLSFCYTGHMSLQLKDIISFLTAASFLQMQAIIDKCTQILESIHSKVSLPVDVCSPGKDDLQTSSNGVNDSNLFVNPTQISPPYYSRQPQTGHEARFELAGKGPGRGRQQPEEGQSDRGSSDSVSEHDAPMEAETEQVELIGKDGQVTDVHVKIEKTDRPTYSDSSSAGDDGYHTELVDGEQVVAVSVGSYGSVIQSAAYSYSGLSSPCFVNLTNSSPSRSMLSGYRGGRARAKRPVAIPAGVLSLLKPGSDDSESAVGATGLENDVRERSLRSQWYPYNERLICMYCGKTFNQKGSLDRHMRLHMGITPFVCKFCGKKYTRKDQLEYHIRGHTDNKPFHCQICGKCFPFQGTLNQHLRKKHMGATDGSNHVDSSKITAGSTGPKDRADTTEAMAFEAQYAEEAPAPNMEESSKCSPDF, encoded by the exons ATGCTCATCTGCAAGACG GCAGCCAAACTGGAGAAACATATCCAAGAGATGGACGACGGCAGCTACATCGAGTTCGATGTGCCGGAGTTCAGTAACACTGTTCTGACCCAGCTCAATGAGCTGCGGCTGCAAGGGAAGCTGTGTGACATCATTGTTCACATTCAGGGCCAGCCATTTCGAGCCCACAAGGCTGTGCTGGCAGCAAGCTCGCCCTACTTCCGTGACCACTCGGCTCTCAACACCATGAGTGGCCTTTCCATTTCAGTCATCAAAAACCCGGAGGTCTTTGAGCAGCTCCTTTCGTTTTGCTACACAGGTCACATGTCCCTGCAGCTCAAGGATATCATCAGTTTCCTCACTGCTGCCAGCTTTCTGCAGATGCAGGCCATCATTGACAAGTGTACCCAGATCCTGGAGAGCATCCACTCCAAGGTCAGCCTCCCGGTTGATGTTTGTAGCCCAGGCAAGGATGACTTGCAGACCAGCAGCAATGGGGTCAATGACAGCAACCTCTTTGTAAACCCGACCCAGATCTCCCCCCCTTACTACTCCCGGCAACCTCAGACGGGACACGAAGCGCGCTTTGAGCTGGCAGGAAAGGGCCCGGGCCGGGGTCGCCAGCAGCCAGAGGAAGGCCAGTCGGACCGAGGCAGTAGCGACAGCGTCTCTGAGCACGATGCTCCCATGGAGGCAGAAACGGAGCAAGTGGAACTGATCGGCAAAGATGGGCAAGTAACAGATGTGCATGTGAAGATCGAGAAGACCGACAGGCCCACTTACTCCGATAGCTCCTCAGCCGGCGACGATGGCTACCATACAGAGTTGGTAGATGGGGAGCAGGTGGTGGCTGTCAGCGTGGGTTCTTATGGTTCTGTCATCCAGTCTGCTGCCTATTCCTACTCAGGGCTGTCCTCCCCTTGCTTCGTCAACCTCACCAACTCCAGTCCTTCCCGCTCCATGCTCAGTGGCTACAGAGGTGGACGGGCCAGGGCCAAGCGCCCCGTGGCCATCCCAGCAGGAGTGCTGAGTCTTCTCAAACCGGGCTCAGATGACAGCGAATCAGCTGTGGGAGCCACGGGGTTGGAGAATGACGTGCGAGAGCGTAGCCTGCGAAGCCAGTGGTACCCCTACAACGAGAGACTCATTTGCATGTACTGCGGGAAGACCTTCAACCAGAAGGGGAGCCTGGATCGTCACATGCGCCTGCACATGGGCATCACACCATTTGTTTGTAAGTTCTGTGGCAAGAAGTACACGAGGAAAGACCAGCTGGAGTACCACATCCGTGGCCACACGGACAACAAGCCCTTCCACTGTCAGATATGCGGCAAATGCTTCCCGTTTCAGGGCACCCTTAACCAGCACCTGAGGAAGAAGCACATGGGAGCAACGGACGGGAGCAATCATGTAGACTCTTCCAAAATAACGGCGGGAAGCACAGGTCCGAAGGACCGAGCGGATACGACTGAGGCGATGGCCTTTGAGGCGCAATATGCAGAAGAGGCACCGGCCCCGAATATGGAGGAGAGTTCAAAATGCAGTCCCGATTTTTAG
- the zbtb34 gene encoding zinc finger and BTB domain-containing protein 34 isoform X2, with product MLICKTAAKLEKHIQEMDDGSYIEFDVPEFSNTVLTQLNELRLQGKLCDIIVHIQGQPFRAHKAVLAASSPYFRDHSALNTMSGLSISVIKNPEVFEQLLSFCYTGHMSLQLKDIISFLTAASFLQMQAIIDKCTQILESIHSKISPPYYSRQPQTGHEARFELAGKGPGRGRQQPEEGQSDRGSSDSVSEHDAPMEAETEQVELIGKDGQVTDVHVKIEKTDRPTYSDSSSAGDDGYHTELVDGEQVVAVSVGSYGSVIQSAAYSYSGLSSPCFVNLTNSSPSRSMLSGYRGGRARAKRPVAIPAGVLSLLKPGSDDSESAVGATGLENDVRERSLRSQWYPYNERLICMYCGKTFNQKGSLDRHMRLHMGITPFVCKFCGKKYTRKDQLEYHIRGHTDNKPFHCQICGKCFPFQGTLNQHLRKKHMGATDGSNHVDSSKITAGSTGPKDRADTTEAMAFEAQYAEEAPAPNMEESSKCSPDF from the exons ATGCTCATCTGCAAGACG GCAGCCAAACTGGAGAAACATATCCAAGAGATGGACGACGGCAGCTACATCGAGTTCGATGTGCCGGAGTTCAGTAACACTGTTCTGACCCAGCTCAATGAGCTGCGGCTGCAAGGGAAGCTGTGTGACATCATTGTTCACATTCAGGGCCAGCCATTTCGAGCCCACAAGGCTGTGCTGGCAGCAAGCTCGCCCTACTTCCGTGACCACTCGGCTCTCAACACCATGAGTGGCCTTTCCATTTCAGTCATCAAAAACCCGGAGGTCTTTGAGCAGCTCCTTTCGTTTTGCTACACAGGTCACATGTCCCTGCAGCTCAAGGATATCATCAGTTTCCTCACTGCTGCCAGCTTTCTGCAGATGCAGGCCATCATTGACAAGTGTACCCAGATCCTGGAGAGCATCCACTCCAAG ATCTCCCCCCCTTACTACTCCCGGCAACCTCAGACGGGACACGAAGCGCGCTTTGAGCTGGCAGGAAAGGGCCCGGGCCGGGGTCGCCAGCAGCCAGAGGAAGGCCAGTCGGACCGAGGCAGTAGCGACAGCGTCTCTGAGCACGATGCTCCCATGGAGGCAGAAACGGAGCAAGTGGAACTGATCGGCAAAGATGGGCAAGTAACAGATGTGCATGTGAAGATCGAGAAGACCGACAGGCCCACTTACTCCGATAGCTCCTCAGCCGGCGACGATGGCTACCATACAGAGTTGGTAGATGGGGAGCAGGTGGTGGCTGTCAGCGTGGGTTCTTATGGTTCTGTCATCCAGTCTGCTGCCTATTCCTACTCAGGGCTGTCCTCCCCTTGCTTCGTCAACCTCACCAACTCCAGTCCTTCCCGCTCCATGCTCAGTGGCTACAGAGGTGGACGGGCCAGGGCCAAGCGCCCCGTGGCCATCCCAGCAGGAGTGCTGAGTCTTCTCAAACCGGGCTCAGATGACAGCGAATCAGCTGTGGGAGCCACGGGGTTGGAGAATGACGTGCGAGAGCGTAGCCTGCGAAGCCAGTGGTACCCCTACAACGAGAGACTCATTTGCATGTACTGCGGGAAGACCTTCAACCAGAAGGGGAGCCTGGATCGTCACATGCGCCTGCACATGGGCATCACACCATTTGTTTGTAAGTTCTGTGGCAAGAAGTACACGAGGAAAGACCAGCTGGAGTACCACATCCGTGGCCACACGGACAACAAGCCCTTCCACTGTCAGATATGCGGCAAATGCTTCCCGTTTCAGGGCACCCTTAACCAGCACCTGAGGAAGAAGCACATGGGAGCAACGGACGGGAGCAATCATGTAGACTCTTCCAAAATAACGGCGGGAAGCACAGGTCCGAAGGACCGAGCGGATACGACTGAGGCGATGGCCTTTGAGGCGCAATATGCAGAAGAGGCACCGGCCCCGAATATGGAGGAGAGTTCAAAATGCAGTCCCGATTTTTAG